A window of Polaribacter litorisediminis contains these coding sequences:
- a CDS encoding NADH:flavin oxidoreductase/NADH oxidase family protein, producing MKSAKTLQQAFTLPCGVTIPNRIVKSAMSENNADKGGKPSKRIVQLYKTWGEGGTGILISGNVMMDSKALNEPRNVVVEDEKHMAELKEWAEVAQRHGSHLWMQINHPGRQSPKFNKDVVSASDVQLPMKSMFPKPRPMTEDEIWKAIDGFGNCALIAKKAGWKGVQIHGAHGYLVSQFLSTLTNLRTDQWGGSLENRARFAIEIYRNIRTKVGPSFPIGIKINSADFQRGAFTEEESLEVIDMLSAEGMDLIEVSGGTYEKAAMMGAGKKIKESTQKREAYFADFIVKARARTKAPLLLTGGFRTVAIMAKAIENNELDFVGLARPFAVFPHLSKEFFEGTRTEVHIPAVKTGLKFIDKMGFLDIAYFSQQMKIMGKGNLPNPALSVWSVLFNFIRHTVF from the coding sequence ATGAAATCAGCAAAAACCTTACAACAAGCTTTCACACTACCTTGTGGAGTTACCATTCCGAATAGAATTGTAAAATCTGCGATGAGTGAAAACAATGCTGATAAAGGAGGAAAACCTTCTAAACGCATTGTACAACTCTATAAAACTTGGGGCGAAGGTGGTACAGGAATTTTGATTTCTGGAAATGTAATGATGGATAGCAAAGCATTAAATGAGCCAAGAAATGTGGTTGTGGAAGACGAAAAACACATGGCAGAACTTAAAGAATGGGCCGAAGTTGCACAAAGACATGGAAGCCATCTTTGGATGCAAATTAATCATCCAGGAAGACAATCGCCTAAATTTAATAAAGATGTCGTAAGTGCTTCAGATGTTCAATTGCCTATGAAATCTATGTTTCCAAAGCCACGTCCTATGACGGAAGATGAAATATGGAAAGCCATAGATGGTTTTGGTAATTGTGCATTGATTGCTAAAAAAGCAGGTTGGAAAGGGGTGCAAATTCATGGCGCTCATGGGTATTTGGTCAGTCAATTTTTGTCTACCCTTACAAATTTACGAACAGATCAATGGGGCGGTTCTTTAGAAAACAGAGCTCGATTTGCTATAGAAATCTATAGAAATATACGGACGAAAGTTGGCCCTAGTTTTCCTATCGGAATTAAAATTAACTCTGCAGACTTTCAACGAGGAGCCTTCACAGAGGAAGAATCGCTAGAAGTTATTGATATGCTTTCTGCTGAAGGAATGGATCTGATAGAAGTTTCTGGTGGCACGTATGAAAAAGCTGCGATGATGGGTGCAGGCAAAAAAATAAAGGAAAGTACACAAAAAAGAGAAGCCTATTTTGCAGATTTTATTGTAAAAGCAAGAGCAAGAACAAAAGCTCCGCTATTATTAACTGGAGGTTTTAGAACTGTAGCTATTATGGCAAAAGCAATTGAAAATAACGAGCTAGATTTTGTTGGTTTAGCACGTCCGTTTGCGGTGTTTCCTCATCTTTCTAAAGAGTTTTTTGAAGGAACAAGAACAGAAGTTCATATTCCAGCTGTAAAAACAGGTTTAAAATTTATTGATAAAATGGGGTTCTTAGACATTGCTTATTTTTCTCAACAAATGAAAATAATGGGTAAAGGTAATTTACCAAATCCTGCATTAAGTGTTTGGTCTGTTTTATTTAACTTTATAAGACATACTGTGTTTTAA
- a CDS encoding lycopene cyclase family protein: MNSYDFIIVGGGASGLMMAYKMSKDTFFDDKKILIVDKEKKNTNDRTWCYWEQKEGEWDDILNTSWDKIIFKSDFYTSEENIAPYSYKMIRSKDFYSKIWNVLDQKSNISFQKETVLEIKQLHAEAEVITENQVFKTRTLLNSILFDDAYKRQTQYPVLQQHFVGFFIRTKINSFDDTAATFMDFTVDQKGNTRFMYILPTSKKEALFEYTLFSKDLLAYDVYKSEIEKYLKQKNIIEYEIVEKEKGSIPMTCYKFWEKNSKNIIHIGTAGGWSKASTGFTFKNTIKKTTNLINHLKEHKPLPKFHKVTKFWYYDLLLLDILHQKNYLGASLFSQLFKRLPVQTIFKFLDEETCFYQDVELMLKMPTKKFMSAILRRIF, encoded by the coding sequence ATGAATAGTTACGATTTTATAATTGTAGGCGGCGGAGCATCTGGACTAATGATGGCCTACAAAATGTCTAAAGATACTTTTTTTGATGATAAGAAAATATTGATTGTAGACAAAGAGAAGAAAAACACGAACGATAGAACTTGGTGTTATTGGGAGCAAAAAGAAGGTGAATGGGATGATATTTTGAATACATCTTGGGATAAAATTATCTTTAAAAGTGATTTTTACACATCTGAAGAAAATATTGCCCCATACTCCTATAAAATGATTCGGAGCAAAGATTTTTACTCAAAAATTTGGAATGTTTTAGACCAAAAATCAAATATTAGTTTTCAGAAGGAAACGGTTTTAGAGATCAAACAGCTCCATGCTGAGGCGGAAGTAATTACAGAAAACCAAGTTTTTAAAACAAGGACGTTGCTTAATAGTATTCTTTTTGATGATGCCTATAAAAGACAAACTCAATATCCTGTTTTACAACAACATTTTGTTGGATTTTTTATCCGAACAAAAATAAATTCTTTTGACGATACCGCTGCAACTTTCATGGATTTTACCGTGGATCAAAAAGGAAATACCCGTTTTATGTATATTTTACCAACGAGTAAAAAAGAAGCTTTGTTTGAATATACCTTGTTTTCAAAAGATCTATTGGCGTATGATGTTTACAAATCAGAAATTGAAAAATACCTAAAACAAAAAAATATTATTGAGTATGAAATTGTAGAAAAGGAGAAAGGGTCTATCCCTATGACCTGCTATAAGTTTTGGGAAAAAAATTCAAAAAATATAATTCATATCGGCACGGCAGGAGGCTGGTCTAAAGCAAGCACAGGGTTTACGTTTAAAAATACAATAAAAAAAACTACCAATCTTATCAATCATTTAAAGGAACACAAACCTCTTCCAAAATTCCATAAAGTCACTAAATTTTGGTATTACGATTTATTATTGTTAGATATTTTACACCAAAAGAATTATTTAGGAGCATCTTTATTTTCACAACTTTTTAAAAGGTTACCGGTTCAAACTATTTTTAAATTTTTAGATGAGGAAACATGTTTTTACCAAGATGTAGAACTGATGCTAAAAATGCCTACTAAAAAATTTATGAGCGCCATTTTAAGACGGATTTTTTAG
- a CDS encoding phytoene/squalene synthase family protein, protein MKELFDSVSNSCSELVTKKYSTSFSMAVNTLSPKIRTDIYNIYGFVRFADEIVDTFHDFDKEALMAHFERDYYFAMEQKISLNPILNSFQQTVHRYNIPDHMVQAFLKSMKADLHKTQYATKEEYDEYIYGSADVVGLMCLKVFVNGDDKMFEDLKQAAMRLGSAFQKVNFLRDLKDDFELLNRSYFPNIDLGKLNKESKQCIIDEIEADFDYAYNNGILKLPVEAKFGVYMAYRYYRRLLKKLSKVPSEKIMDTRIRISDPMKINLLARSYVKYKLNII, encoded by the coding sequence ATGAAAGAATTATTTGACAGCGTTTCTAATAGTTGTAGTGAATTAGTTACTAAAAAATATAGTACTTCTTTTTCTATGGCTGTCAATACTTTATCGCCAAAAATAAGGACGGATATTTATAATATATATGGTTTTGTTCGTTTTGCAGATGAAATTGTAGATACGTTTCATGATTTTGATAAAGAAGCATTGATGGCGCATTTTGAGCGTGATTATTACTTTGCAATGGAACAAAAAATTAGTTTAAATCCTATTTTAAACTCTTTTCAACAAACAGTACATCGCTATAATATTCCAGATCATATGGTGCAAGCTTTCTTAAAAAGTATGAAAGCTGATTTACACAAAACACAGTATGCAACCAAAGAAGAATATGATGAATATATCTATGGCTCTGCAGATGTTGTAGGCCTAATGTGTTTAAAAGTATTTGTAAATGGTGATGATAAAATGTTCGAGGATTTAAAACAGGCAGCAATGCGTTTGGGTTCTGCCTTTCAGAAAGTAAATTTTTTAAGGGATTTAAAAGATGATTTTGAACTCTTAAACCGTTCGTACTTTCCGAATATAGATTTGGGAAAATTAAATAAAGAATCAAAACAATGTATCATTGATGAGATAGAAGCTGATTTTGATTATGCATACAATAACGGCATTTTAAAGTTGCCAGTTGAAGCCAAATTCGGAGTTTATATGGCGTATCGATATTATAGAAGATTGTTAAAAAAGTTGAGTAAAGTACCTTCAGAAAAAATTATGGATACAAGAATTCGTATTTCTGACCCTATGAAAATTAACTTATTAGCAAGAAGTTATGTAAAGTATAAATTAAATATTATTTAA
- a CDS encoding phytoene desaturase family protein — MNKKVYIIGSGFSSLSASCYLAKEGYQVTVLEKNDTLGGRARQYKKEGFTFDLGPSWYWMPDVFERFFGDFGKKPSDYYTLDKLRPGYEVYFGENDSIKVSDRLEEIYELFEEEEKGSSKHLKSFLDSAKSNYDTAIKDLVYKPGISPLELVNSTTIARVSQFFSTIRTQVRKNIKSPRLIKILEFPVLFLGAKPNNTPAFYNFMNYADFGLGTWHPRGGMYKVVEGMVSLAKNLGVEFRTNANVSKILTDANKNVIGLLIDNEKIEADLVLSGADYHHTETLLEQDLRQYSEKYWDKKTFAPSSLLFYVGFDKKIKNASHHTLFFDTDFDTHAEEIYDNPQWPTDPLFYANFTSMTDVTSAPKGKEAGFFLIPLAPGIEDTEALREEYFHKIIDRFEKLTKQEVKSSVLFKRSFCVKDFKEEYNSYKGNAYGMANTLLQTAFLRPKIKSSKVNNLYFTGQLTVPGPGVPPALISGKIATDLIIKNQ; from the coding sequence ATGAATAAAAAAGTATATATTATAGGTTCTGGGTTTTCATCTTTATCAGCTTCTTGTTATTTAGCAAAAGAAGGATATCAAGTAACGGTTTTAGAAAAAAATGATACTTTAGGCGGTAGAGCAAGACAGTATAAAAAAGAAGGCTTTACCTTCGATTTAGGACCTTCTTGGTATTGGATGCCCGACGTTTTTGAACGTTTTTTTGGTGATTTTGGCAAAAAGCCATCGGACTATTACACGTTAGATAAATTAAGACCTGGTTATGAGGTGTATTTTGGTGAAAATGATTCTATAAAAGTTTCAGATCGTTTAGAAGAAATTTATGAACTGTTTGAAGAGGAAGAAAAAGGTAGCAGCAAACATTTAAAAAGTTTTTTAGATTCAGCAAAATCTAATTATGATACAGCCATAAAAGATTTGGTTTATAAACCAGGAATTTCTCCTTTAGAGTTGGTAAATTCTACAACCATAGCTAGGGTTTCACAATTTTTTTCAACGATTAGAACTCAAGTTAGAAAAAATATTAAAAGCCCTCGATTAATTAAAATTTTAGAATTTCCAGTTTTATTTTTAGGTGCTAAACCAAATAATACGCCTGCATTTTATAATTTTATGAATTATGCAGATTTCGGATTAGGCACTTGGCATCCCAGAGGAGGCATGTATAAAGTAGTGGAAGGCATGGTTTCTTTAGCAAAAAATTTAGGAGTTGAGTTTAGAACAAACGCCAATGTTTCTAAAATTTTAACGGATGCCAATAAAAATGTAATTGGATTATTGATTGATAACGAGAAAATTGAAGCAGATTTAGTTTTAAGTGGCGCAGATTATCATCATACAGAGACATTATTAGAGCAAGATTTAAGGCAGTATTCAGAGAAATATTGGGATAAGAAAACCTTTGCACCATCTTCATTATTATTTTATGTCGGGTTTGATAAAAAGATAAAAAATGCAAGTCATCATACCTTGTTTTTTGATACCGATTTTGACACCCATGCAGAAGAAATTTATGACAATCCGCAGTGGCCAACAGACCCTTTGTTTTATGCTAACTTTACTTCTATGACTGATGTAACTTCTGCACCAAAAGGGAAAGAAGCTGGTTTTTTCTTAATTCCTCTAGCTCCTGGTATCGAGGATACTGAAGCTTTAAGAGAAGAATATTTTCATAAAATAATAGATAGATTTGAAAAATTAACGAAGCAAGAAGTTAAAAGCAGTGTCTTGTTTAAAAGATCTTTTTGTGTTAAGGATTTTAAAGAAGAATATAATTCTTATAAAGGGAATGCATATGGTATGGCAAATACATTGCTTCAAACTGCATTTTTAAGACCAAAAATTAAAAGTAGTAAAGTAAATAATTTGTATTTTACCGGTCAATTAACGGTTCCTGGTCCGGGAGTTCCTCCTGCTCTTATTTCAGGTAAAATAGCGACAGATTTAATTATCAAAAATCAGTAG
- a CDS encoding MerR family transcriptional regulator, whose protein sequence is MNNIKQDFTIRDLENISGIKAHTIRIWEKRYNLLEPKRTETNIRYYTPEDLTKLLNIVLLNKNGFKISKIAAMSGDDITLQSRKLAFDSGINDEAINSLKVSMFQFDKILFNNTYHTLLHKKTFREIFKEVFIPFLEEIGLLWQTETLLPAHEHFISNLIAQKIQANIEELQYNITDKNKTYVLFLPENEIHELGLLYLNYELVLRGLHTIYLGQSLPLNNLNYFIEGEREICFISAFTIQPYDEKIEDYFHEINDIMKGTKNEFIAVGRKVDKVKHLQLNANIRLFDSMQDLLKDL, encoded by the coding sequence TTGAACAATATTAAGCAAGATTTTACAATTAGAGACTTAGAAAACATCTCAGGGATTAAGGCTCATACCATTAGAATATGGGAAAAGCGATATAATTTATTAGAGCCCAAAAGGACCGAGACGAATATAAGATATTATACTCCAGAAGATTTAACAAAACTATTAAACATTGTTTTGTTAAATAAAAACGGGTTTAAAATATCTAAAATTGCAGCCATGTCAGGAGATGATATTACGCTACAATCAAGAAAATTAGCTTTTGATTCAGGGATCAATGATGAAGCTATAAATTCGCTTAAAGTTTCTATGTTTCAGTTTGATAAAATATTATTTAATAATACGTATCATACCTTACTTCATAAAAAAACTTTCAGAGAAATTTTTAAGGAAGTTTTTATTCCTTTTTTAGAAGAGATTGGTTTATTGTGGCAAACAGAAACCTTATTGCCTGCGCATGAGCATTTTATTTCAAATTTAATTGCGCAAAAAATTCAAGCAAACATAGAAGAATTACAATATAACATTACCGATAAAAATAAAACTTATGTTTTGTTTTTACCTGAAAATGAAATTCATGAGTTAGGCTTACTATATTTAAATTATGAATTAGTTTTAAGAGGCTTGCATACTATTTATTTAGGACAAAGTCTACCGCTTAACAATCTTAATTATTTTATAGAGGGAGAGCGCGAAATTTGCTTTATATCTGCATTTACGATTCAGCCTTATGATGAAAAAATAGAAGATTATTTTCATGAAATAAATGATATCATGAAAGGCACAAAAAATGAATTTATTGCGGTTGGTAGAAAAGTGGATAAAGTAAAACACCTTCAATTAAATGCAAATATTAGATTATTCGATTCTATGCAAGATTTGTTAAAAGACTTATAA
- a CDS encoding RNA polymerase sigma factor: MQKNLETKFLSDFEKNQNIAHKVCRVYTTNQDAHKDLFQEITIQLWKNYSKFRGDSKFSTWMYRVALNTAISLYRKSTRTVKTQDISDVAFKIKSSAYDDTEERQLSQLYKAIHQLNDIDKALIFLYLEDKPYKEISETLGITSVNARVKMNRAKEKLKNILNP, encoded by the coding sequence GTGCAAAAAAATTTAGAGACTAAATTTTTATCGGACTTTGAAAAAAATCAAAATATTGCGCATAAAGTTTGTAGAGTATATACTACAAATCAAGATGCTCATAAAGATTTGTTTCAAGAAATCACTATTCAACTTTGGAAAAATTATTCAAAATTTAGAGGTGATTCAAAATTTAGTACTTGGATGTATCGAGTAGCTTTAAATACCGCAATTTCTTTATATCGAAAATCTACAAGAACAGTAAAAACCCAAGATATTAGCGATGTTGCCTTTAAAATAAAATCATCGGCATATGATGATACTGAAGAACGACAGCTGAGCCAATTGTATAAAGCAATTCATCAATTAAATGATATTGATAAGGCATTAATTTTTCTCTATTTAGAAGATAAACCTTACAAAGAAATATCAGAAACATTAGGCATAACCTCTGTAAATGCGCGGGTAAAAATGAATAGAGCAAAAGAAAAGTTAAAAAATATTTTAAACCCATAA
- a CDS encoding threonine aldolase family protein — protein sequence MVIDLISDTVTRPTPKMLEAMMNAKVGDDVFKMDPTVNELQEKTAQLFGMEDALFFPSGTMANQTAIKLHTQPGDKLICDKYAHVYNYEGGGAAFNSGVTCKLINGNRGMFTAKQLQDAVVGRSDIHVPYSRLVCIENTTNKGGGACWDFAELEKVQKIAKENNLAFHLDGARLFNALVAKNESPKQYGQLFDTISICLSKGLGAPVGSILVGSKEHIAKALRIRKLFGGAMRQIGFLAAAGIYALDNHLERLAEDHQKAKEIGAVLASLSYVTKLEPIETNIIIFYVDEKIGADNFINRMKDKNILLTPMGEGRIRIVTHLDYTNEMHEILLKELKNF from the coding sequence ATGGTAATTGATTTAATATCTGATACAGTAACCAGACCAACACCAAAAATGTTGGAAGCAATGATGAACGCAAAAGTTGGCGATGATGTGTTTAAAATGGATCCAACAGTGAATGAATTGCAAGAGAAAACAGCGCAGTTATTCGGAATGGAAGATGCACTTTTTTTTCCGTCTGGAACCATGGCAAACCAGACAGCTATAAAACTACATACACAGCCAGGCGATAAATTAATTTGTGATAAATATGCACATGTGTATAATTATGAGGGTGGAGGAGCCGCATTTAATTCGGGTGTAACTTGTAAATTAATCAATGGAAATAGAGGGATGTTTACTGCAAAACAACTTCAAGATGCGGTTGTTGGCAGATCAGATATTCATGTTCCTTATTCCAGATTAGTTTGTATTGAGAATACCACAAATAAAGGAGGAGGAGCTTGTTGGGACTTTGCCGAATTAGAAAAAGTTCAAAAAATAGCCAAAGAAAATAACCTAGCTTTTCATTTAGACGGTGCTCGTTTGTTTAATGCTTTGGTGGCAAAAAATGAATCTCCAAAACAATACGGACAGTTATTTGATACAATTTCTATTTGTTTATCTAAAGGATTAGGGGCGCCTGTGGGTTCTATTTTAGTAGGTTCTAAAGAGCATATAGCAAAAGCATTGCGAATTCGTAAATTATTCGGTGGTGCCATGAGGCAAATTGGTTTTTTAGCGGCAGCAGGAATTTATGCTTTAGATAATCATTTAGAAAGATTGGCGGAAGATCATCAAAAGGCAAAAGAAATCGGAGCTGTGTTGGCGTCACTCTCTTATGTAACTAAATTAGAACCTATAGAAACAAATATCATTATTTTTTATGTGGATGAAAAAATAGGGGCAGACAATTTTATCAACAGGATGAAAGATAAAAATATTCTTTTAACGCCCATGGGAGAAGGACGAATTAGAATCGTTACTCATTTAGATTATACCAATGAGATGCACGAAATTTTATTGAAAGAATTGAAAAATTTCTAG
- a CDS encoding zinc-dependent metalloprotease: MKKILLFLLFITFSLNGFSQFFIKKSGKDLQKGITKYEGYITFYYDEDKDKIFLQIDTLDAEFLYIHSLSQGIGSNDIGLDRGKLGSGVVVHFKKVGDKILMIQPNQDFRAITDNEEERNSVKEAFAKSVLHGFNIKEEKKGVYLVDATDFFMRDAHGVAGTLARKNQGSYGLDKSKSAFYLERTKAFPKNVEFDVMLTFKGTPKGYNIRSVTPDASLVTVHQHHSFVELPDNKYKPRKYDPRSGSWQMSYMDYSTPVNEPITKRFITRHRLEKKNASAEISEPKEPIIYYLDRGTPEPVRSALLDGGRWWNQAFEAIGYKDAFQFKMLPEGADMLDARYNVVQWVHRSTRGWSYGASIADPRTGEIIKGHVSLGSLRIRQDFLIAQALQAPYKNNTVDDDFALQMALARIRQLAAHEIGHTLGFAHNFAASTNGRTSVMDYPHPKFTLKDGKIDFSDAYDTKIGAWDKVTVAYSYQDFTDDKNELEELNSILENAFASGLKYLSDSDARPAGSASASAHLWDNGGNIHDELYHLLKVRKTAILNFSEDNIKTNQPYSVLEDVFVPLYFLHRFQTEATTKLIGGLHYNYAVKGGNQKVVERVSGTTERIALQAVLRTIAVDEIAIPREKLALFPPRALGYNRTRESFKSKLGVSFDAFSAVETAAEMSLSLLLHPQRVSRLIAHKSLDKKQLGLEELIDELIAKTIQKNHKDSYYQELQNVINMQVLEQLFYLAAHKNQYNQVNAIVNFKLDEIKTFLENKKSEGTQKIYDGAMVKMIEGFLKNPTSFKRTSAPQIPDGSPIGN; this comes from the coding sequence ATGAAAAAAATATTACTTTTTTTACTTTTTATCACATTTAGTTTAAACGGATTTTCTCAATTTTTCATAAAAAAATCTGGCAAAGATTTGCAAAAAGGAATTACTAAATACGAAGGATATATTACTTTTTATTATGATGAAGATAAAGATAAAATATTTCTTCAAATAGATACTTTAGATGCAGAATTTCTATACATCCATTCACTTTCGCAAGGAATTGGTTCTAATGATATTGGTTTAGATCGCGGTAAATTAGGAAGTGGTGTTGTGGTTCATTTTAAAAAAGTGGGTGATAAAATTTTAATGATTCAGCCGAATCAAGATTTTAGAGCTATTACCGATAATGAAGAGGAAAGAAATTCTGTAAAAGAGGCTTTTGCAAAATCAGTTTTACATGGATTTAACATCAAAGAAGAAAAAAAAGGAGTGTATTTAGTAGATGCTACTGATTTTTTTATGAGAGATGCACATGGAGTTGCTGGTACTTTGGCAAGAAAGAATCAGGGGAGTTATGGTTTAGATAAAAGTAAATCTGCTTTTTATTTAGAGCGCACAAAAGCATTTCCAAAAAATGTTGAGTTCGATGTTATGTTAACGTTTAAAGGAACACCCAAAGGATATAATATTCGAAGTGTAACGCCAGACGCAAGTTTGGTAACAGTGCATCAACATCATTCTTTTGTAGAATTGCCTGATAATAAGTATAAACCAAGGAAATATGACCCAAGATCTGGCTCTTGGCAAATGAGTTATATGGATTATTCCACACCAGTAAATGAACCGATTACGAAGCGATTTATTACAAGGCATCGCTTAGAAAAGAAAAATGCAAGTGCAGAAATTTCTGAACCTAAAGAGCCTATAATTTACTATTTAGACCGAGGAACACCAGAACCGGTAAGATCAGCATTATTGGATGGAGGAAGATGGTGGAACCAAGCTTTTGAAGCCATTGGTTACAAAGATGCTTTTCAATTTAAAATGTTGCCAGAAGGCGCCGATATGTTAGACGCCCGGTATAATGTGGTGCAATGGGTGCATCGATCTACAAGAGGATGGAGTTATGGCGCAAGTATTGCTGACCCAAGAACGGGTGAAATTATAAAAGGACATGTAAGCTTAGGAAGTTTAAGAATTCGTCAAGATTTTTTAATAGCCCAAGCGCTGCAAGCTCCTTATAAAAATAATACCGTTGATGACGATTTTGCGTTACAGATGGCATTGGCAAGAATAAGACAATTGGCGGCTCACGAAATTGGTCATACCTTGGGGTTTGCACATAATTTTGCGGCAAGTACCAACGGAAGAACTTCTGTCATGGATTATCCACACCCAAAATTTACCTTAAAAGATGGTAAAATTGATTTCTCTGATGCGTATGATACCAAAATTGGTGCTTGGGACAAAGTAACTGTTGCGTATTCATATCAAGATTTTACAGACGATAAAAATGAATTAGAAGAATTAAATTCCATTTTAGAAAATGCGTTTGCTAGCGGATTAAAATATTTATCAGATTCAGACGCTAGACCCGCAGGAAGTGCAAGTGCCTCGGCCCATTTATGGGATAATGGGGGTAATATTCACGACGAATTGTACCATCTTTTAAAAGTAAGAAAAACAGCAATTTTAAATTTTTCTGAGGATAATATAAAGACCAATCAACCGTATTCTGTTTTGGAAGATGTGTTTGTGCCACTTTATTTTTTACATCGTTTTCAAACTGAAGCAACAACCAAATTAATAGGGGGATTACATTATAATTATGCTGTAAAAGGCGGAAATCAAAAAGTAGTAGAAAGAGTTTCAGGAACCACAGAAAGGATTGCTTTACAGGCAGTTTTAAGAACAATTGCCGTAGATGAGATTGCAATTCCGAGAGAAAAATTAGCGTTATTTCCACCAAGAGCATTGGGTTATAATAGAACGCGAGAATCTTTTAAAAGTAAATTAGGGGTTTCTTTTGATGCCTTTTCTGCGGTAGAAACAGCTGCTGAAATGTCTTTGAGTTTACTATTACATCCGCAAAGGGTCTCAAGATTAATTGCACATAAGAGCTTAGATAAAAAACAGTTAGGTTTAGAAGAATTGATTGATGAATTAATTGCGAAAACGATTCAAAAGAATCATAAAGATAGCTATTATCAAGAATTACAAAATGTAATTAATATGCAAGTTTTAGAGCAGTTGTTTTATTTAGCAGCCCATAAAAATCAGTATAACCAAGTAAATGCCATTGTTAATTTTAAGTTAGATGAAATCAAAACCTTTTTAGAAAATAAAAAATCTGAAGGAACACAAAAAATATATGATGGGGCGATGGTAAAAATGATTGAAGGATTTTTAAAGAATCCGACTTCATTTAAGAGAACAAGTGCTCCTCAAATTCCGGATGGTTCACCTATCGGGAATTAA